The following DNA comes from Labrus mixtus chromosome 8, fLabMix1.1, whole genome shotgun sequence.
TCTGAGCACAAAGAGGAGCGACTCGGCCCACTCACTGCTGGCAGTGCCATGGTGACAGATGACTGACAGCAGGTCATAGTTGGTGGTCTGGGCAGGGCTGTCTTTGGCCAGAAAAGGCTGCAGGTCCAGGCCTTCGAGCGGGAACGAGACATGGGTGCCTATCTTGGTGGAGAACATGAGTTCGTGCCTGAAGCGCTTCAAATGGACACACAGGATCTGGAGCAGGGGAGCGCACAAAATACGTTTTATTTTGGAAACCGATCTGGGAAGGCATTAGGGGGAAAGGATTTGTGGATTATTCATGAAATGAAGTATCAGAGTTGTCTCATTACCTCTGGCAAACTTTGCATTTTACAAAACTTTACTCCGTTTCGTAATCTAAGAGGAAACAAGATGAGAAAGAAGACAATCATTTATGTTTTCCAGACATTGTGTTCTGTACATTCTGTTTTTCATGTAAAATTAATGTGACTCTAGTACAGCATCCAGTCACTCACTTCTTGCATTTTTCACAGCTGTACATGTTGTCTcctagaaaacacaaacaaacagtcactTAGACAACAGCGGATATGTTTTTGTTGGTTAGCAGATTTACACCCACTCGCTCACCCTTTAGTTCATCTCTGGCAAAGAAAGCTGCAAGACAGTCTTGTAGCGTAACCACTGGACCCCAGAACcaactgagaaaacaaaaagggaaaacagagCTAATTAAGGAGCATGTAATAGTGATGAATATAAACAGACGCACTGTACTCATTATACAACTCACCTCTTGATGTACTCCATGACAAATGAGATCCAGCCCTGAGGTGCGTAAGCTTCCCCACAGGAGCCGGCTTTAACCAGGGAGGTCTGGTGGGTGGAGGAGTGCAGCTTGGCCAGGTCTTCCTTCCCTGGGATGGGCAGCGAGATGTCCTGGAAGTTCTCCAGGGTCACAGACACCTGacagcaacaaaacacaaagacagtgaGGAACCTTCTTTGgtataatttgtttttcttttcatggttTTGTCAATAACTGACATTTTTTGTAGCAGAATCATATTTTTGGGGTTTTCTACCCGTATTCCAAAGTAGACAACATTCCTATTAATTCGTTTTTAGGCCAATTAAAATGGATTATTGCGCTAGAAGTCTTGTTTACATGCAACAATGTAAACTCCTGTTAGCATCAGCCCTTTGAAATACTGTCTGGTGGGTAAGTTAACCACAGAAATAGCTGAATGTAAACAGCCCAGAGGCTTTGTATCACATTCTGCTTTAATAAAATGAGACCCATTTCCCATGTGTGCGTTATACAATTTCAAAGAATGCTCCTAACACCTGAATCAAATTGACCTATCCCATACCGTGTCTTATTCATAAAATGCTACATTTTTGAATCAGGTCAAATTCACCCAGTCCACACAAAGTTCTCTGGTGCTGCCATGCTTCCTCTCACCCtctcagacaaacagaaacattgtgTATGTCCACACTGACCCGATCACATGTGAGGCACTGCACTGAACTGACAATGGTCCCATCAAACACATCGGAGATGACACTGCGGTATTTCTTCTGCCGCTTGTTCTTTTGTGGGGAGAATGTGGTCACTGCTGTGGGAAGGCAGGGAGAGAAATGTGAGAACATTGCTTTTCCATATGTCaccacacatacagacacaggaTGCGACTCCCTTCCTTTACCCAGACAAGCTTTGAATATGGACTACCTGTCGTTAAGCTCAAGAGCATTTCTTTTGAATGAGATGAATCCTACATTATTTTCACGACAgacaacattttgaaacatttttatcatttatgtgTCTAGGGGTATGATAAGATCTTGTGCCGTGGCGGAATCTGATGTTGAACTTGAAATAACCATAAAAGATGCCCCCTGCCGCtatttaattgtttgtgtggcAGTTAGTGgagaaacatgtaaaatgtatcCTCATGGTGTAGAACAAATGTTCAGCTGCTAAATCCCTGTGCAGAGTCTCAGTGAAAAGAGTTCAGGGTttaattaatgtgtgtgtgtgccatggAGATCCgctgcacaaacaggaagacaatatagtcttttaaaatgtatttgaactcAAAGTGTTTGCAGACTTTCACACAGAGACGGCTCGTGAAGTGTTGATAATATCAGAGTGTACGGTACTAACGCTGCTTCcacttttctccttttcatctcactgtgtctgtattcatcATTCATGTATCAGCTGGTGACTGCGTATGAAATCAATCAGAAACTTAACGTCAGTAAGGTTACAGCCCGTTGTACACTGCAGCTGAACACTAAGACAACCAAACTCTGTTACACAGCGCTGTGTTCGCTCTAAAAACTGAAGATAAACTTCATAACAAAGacctcctgtttgttttgtctgactcAAACACGCTGCCTGCGCaatcactgcagacacacacacatccacttcatgaacagagtgtgtgtaatgtgttcaAAACTGTCAAAGCTCAtatgaaaaaaaggatttctgtAGATTAAAGCAAACTTGTTATTGACAGAAGTATTTCTATTTAGTGTTTGTAAAGTTGACCTCCCTGATGAGGTGTTACAAATACTGttattgaaatgatgcagcttttcatattacagtctgttgttCTCAGGTTTATAAAAGCACTACCTCAATAAAAAGAGAGTtcaggtttatttaaaaaaataaaaaaataaaacgtagGAATTGAGTAAAAGTATTACtagtgaaaacattttaaaatgaccctgcattgttttgcattttgtgactttcaatcaaatcaaagacTATTTTTCCAGTCATATATTGTGCCTTCTCAAGTTTTCTCAAGAGTAGTGTTAAAGTATCCTCATCATTCATCGTGTATAGTCACTTGAGCTGAGTGTATCGTCACATCCCTACGTAAATGTGTCAATATCaagttatcaaaaaaaaaaaggaacctttcTTGTGTGCAGGATTGAGGCTGGGCCAGCCTGAGGAAGCTTTGGGCGGGCTGCTGGACAGTTTAGGAATGTGTCCCTCCATTGGGACTGGACTCTGTGGTCTGGTGGTGTTGGACATTTGGATGTCTGGGAAGGAATCTGGTTGAGAGCAGGCCAAATGTTGcagagttaaaggaagaatatagGACTTTtcgatccagcagatgtcgcccttgagcaccagcatgaaaccaaaacaactcacgctgcatttttgtgttagcaggctaatgctagtgctctttattttgctcgtagcttcacactgcatgtaaatttactaAAAACGCTAAGGTGaaattcaaataagcagtgagtacagtatgttattcttattttctctagtccctcaattaaacaactctTATAggcaaggggatgagccggccgagcgtcccgtcccgtccatgtaaataCGGTGTAGATACGGcttggaaagcatcacagacaacGGGaatcgggtgtcacactcattgtcgacagtcatgactcacataGTTGatttctgtatgtatgtgtaaaaagttgcatattcagcctttaaatACTATATATTTAATCTGATTTATGGGGAGGGGAATAAATATTCATAACTACCTGATGTTCTACTTTGAACCTTGATGGCACCCTGGCTGCTGATTATGGGCGtggcttcagtggtggtgtcgACATCTTTGTCCATGTCCACTCCAGTGCTTCCACCCATAACACCGTTCACCCCGGAGCGATAAAAGTCATTAATcatgttcttctctttctgccACTCCCTGTTGGCCTGAACCTCATCCTGCTCAGGAATCAGCATCTCGGCCTCGTTGGTGACATCCATCAGCACGCTCCCGCCCTGCACCTCGTTGTCGGCCCGCTCGCTGCTGCCACAGGACTCGCATGACTGGAAGTCGTTGTCTGACTGGCTGTGGTTGTCCTCTTCGTGGCTGTCGCCCATGGTGATGCCGTTGGACTGGTCGTGGGGCTCGGGCAGCGGCTCCTTCAGCTCCTCGTGAAGCTGATCCATCAAGCAGCGCAGAAACTCTTGCGAgtcctggaggaggagagagaataaTCACAAGAATTTTAGTTAAGGAAGCAAATTGGTTCTAGGGAACATTTTAATAAGTTCTACATCTATTTTGATCACAAAATTCACAGTAGCAAAAAGCTGTTAATTACATCTCTAAAAAGATCTGACAGCACTACAGTAATTCTTATGAAATATAATCAAGTTTGATAGACACAGCCAAGCTTTCCCAAActtagtattattattttatgtaaatgaaataaaacaaccaGTTTAGCTCCTCGTTCATCCAAAGTCTCTGAGACCAAATGCTCATGAATGTGTAATCAAACTTAATGTGCCTCAGACATCTAATCTCCGTCTCCAGCCAAATGAACTCTCCTCTCCCAGGGCCCCAGAATGTTAACTTTGTTCACAGTAATGCTAATTCCAAGGCTGTGCAGCCCAACATAGTGTGACGAATGAATATTCCTCAGCTAACTCCGCTGAACAAATACTGGCAAGCACAGCGGAAACAGGCTCTTTTATTATTTCACCACTCAGGCTTATAAATCTCTTATTTACAGACACTGGGGGGAAAAGAAGACAGACGTGCTCCAGTacaatgactttttaaaatcttctttTATTCAAGCACCAACTAGGAATCAAATGAAGCACATTACCTTTAGGTTTAATGTGTGCATTTGAGTGTGAATGAAAGTCAGACTCTCGGTGGGTAATTGCAAAGCAGAGGATTCAGTTTATGTGGTTGAGTGATCTGAGCTGAAGATAATGTCATGTCTGTACAGGAGTGAGTGTGGAAGGATATGGAGtggaagagagaaagggagaggcgGTATTAGATCTGGGACAATTTTATAGTCCGGGCGTTAGACACTTAATGGTCTCAGCTCCAcaggaagctgtttttaaaaaaaagagatcaagCTGACTAACagacacatttgtatttgtccAATCAGTGCAAAGAAAGGAATGTATTATCCATACATGTTTGAACATCAATTGAGACATccaagcacatttttttttcaatatatttacacatatccttaaacaacattaacattaactgAAACAACATTTCAGTCTCAACAGATGTTTAATATTTCAACATGTGACTCAACAAAAGCCGCAAGCGCtgtaaaaaatgtcttcaactGTGAAGAGTGTCTGCATATTTTATTGATGTAGTGGATGAGCGTATGTTGTCTTAAGATGCACATTCATTTCTCCATCTGTGAAAACCCACCTGCTGAGAGTATCCTCTGAACATGGGGTTTATGGCTTTGATCCCCTGGAACAAGTTTGTAGGAACGACATAGGAGGGTCTGCAATGTGACAAAGAAAAACCAGCAGCCTGCTTAATCGACTAACACAATGTCGGAACAACGTctgattttgtttgaaattaaaactACGGAACAGTAGCGCAGTTACAGTAAAAACTCTCGTGTTATATTCCCaacaatgtaaaaatacttaaaagtgtTAACAAAATCTGAATATCAACTGATGCCTATGACAAAGCTTCTGTGCTTAGTTTAAGTCCAAAAATGTGACCAATGCCTACCTGTTCTTGTGCCACAGGTCTGACACTAGTTTCTGGTAGCTTTTGCAGAGCGCTGGCTTCTTGTCCGTCCTCACCATGCCGCCACATTCAAGAAAGAACTGTGTCAAGGGCGGGCTGCAAAGGAAAGAGGGATAAATATATATCATAAGTGGGCACCAAACAAGCTCCTTCTGAATATCTCCCCTTGGACAAATTGACTCTTGTTTCCAAAGATATTTTAAGCACATGCATATAATCCACAGTTAGACAGAGAGAAACtggtacaataaaaaaaaaagagaatttaatGTTGTTATAATCAGCTATGTTTTTACCACTTTACAGCTCCAGTGAGGAACGCTCAGTTTGTGTCAATTTTGCGCCCCCGGTGGACAGAGTGGTAAGTCTTATtcctttgctgattttgtcatgTCCTGCTTTTTATTAACAgttaaatgtatcactcattgaGAATTATTTGCAttagaaaatgagaaaagaggCTATTTCTGTAATGAGCTAGTCTGACAACAACACCCCCCACCCCGCCAGTGGTTTCAGTtataaatgataataataatatagacATAAACAATCTGGAAGTCCATTTCAATAccagctacaaacacacaggagctttaaaatgaacTCATCATCCTAAGTTAGAGAATAGAAATGGAAATCCAGGTTTACATTCAGAACTTTTACATTAAGCTGCCTCCTtccagtacttttttttaatagtctgATATCTCACACATGGAGAGATTTTACAAATTCCCAGAGGTTCTAGCTCATAAGAGAGAACTCCACATGCAGCTGAGAGTTGAAGGACGTCGGAAATAGCTGGTGAAAAGCAGCTGAGGGGATTTGACTTGATGGATACAGAGTGCACAGGAATTTGCAAGGAAGAGACAAAACTGCAGAATGAATAAGGCATAGACTGTTCCCTTCCCTTGGCAAGAGAAAAGTCCTTGGAAGTGAATAATGACCCGACAGTAAAGAGAAAGAAGCAGcgctcacacaaacagacatcaaAGGAAAGTTTCAGAAAAAGGTCCCTCCTTCCGCAGCTGCGTGACTCACTTCCTCCTATTTTCGGAGTATGATTTAGATTGCAAATTTTGACCCACATCTTTTCCCCATTTTGACTTCTATCAAACCTAGGCATCATCAGTTTAATTCTAAAACGAACAAGCCTCTGGGTACCTAGGATGACAGAGGAGAAAAGGCTTTTCTGTTCcatgaaatattaaacaataaTTGGAGGTTGAAAGTAAGAAATATAATACGACCTTAGGCTTTGCAGAGGAGCCTTAATCTAAGTgaccacacaaacaaaccaatcagaaaaaaagaatcagaagGAAAGGCAATTGACtgaaaaaagcagcagatttACTGAGAAAAAGTAAGGAGAGACGCATAATGAGACATTGTGGGGGAAGaaaaggagacgaggaggagtaGAGCTTGGGAAAGAGTTGGTGTTCATTTGTAACTGAAGACCCTACAGGGAACTACAAAAGGCCATTTCTGCCTTCTCAAATGGTGCACTGCAGCAATTTTCACTCAGCCGTCAGTCTCCCAAATGAGCACAGCTATGGTTAATTTCCCCCCACATTTACAAGAACTGAGCAGGCAGTgaataaaacagcaaataacTACTGAAAAAAACTGTCTTGAAAGAAGGAGAAGTGATTAAAAAGCAGCCTAAAGGACAGGCAAAGAGCGTGTACACAATGCAAGGTAAACAGGTGGATGTGTGGACAGGACACAGGTTAACAGAGGACTCACCAGTTGGACAGAGCCTGCAGGGCAGCATTCATGTAACACGTGTTGCCGATGTTCTTCAGCCCCGTCAGACCTGAGGGAGAAAGAACacaatgaggaaatgaaaacaagccTCTCATCAAATGCTTGTAAGTTCTGATGGCAGCCACAGAGCTTTTACATTATTAAGAACACTCCCTCCAATTCTAAGAGTGAGAATTtcatggcaggaaaaaaaatgtcctacaaatgtttaaagagtCAGACATTTTTGAACACACTTAATGAAAACAACAGCTCAACGGAAACCCTACTGAActgtttatatttctttattttgtcactTATACTGTTGTTTATAGACTTTCTTCTATTTGTGATGTTACCATGCAGTTAGTTTTTTTGTACTACAGTTCCCATGATGCTGAACTGGGTGATTTTGTATAGAACAGATCCTTATTGATTTCATGAACAATACGAGTTATGCATAGTTAGAGGcctagctgacatgattgacaggtgggcgtatTATAGCTCTCAGtgtgtcattaggttgactgaaagttagactgagacagctgctgctgatgagcctctgtTGTTGATTATACCACCATGGATtatctgattttttaaatgtataatatatatatacgtgtttgtttcattcatcaactaaacaaaacagttaaagacaaaaataaattctctattttttggcatttttatCCAAGCATTTTAGCAAATTGGCATAATTAAAGTAAGGCTGAATTAGGTAGTGTCAGTTCCTGTTTCAACGTGCTCATGGACGCACAGACATATCACTAAATCCCTCTGGTAATGTTAAGATTCTCAAGCATGTtttgcagaaataaaaagagttacaagagcttttttttctgagttcgAAGCAGATTTGTGAAGTTTATTAATATACTTGATGACACCCAGAACGATGTATGTCACACTGATTTAAAATATGTGGAgcgtgttgtttgttttctgatttagTGTTGCTGCAAAGAGGTCAAAGAAGCTTAATAGCCTTCATGACAACTGTTGCTCTTATTGATCAGTAAAGGCGAGTCGGTGATATTTAGGAAAACGTGCCTCGCTGTTAAAAACCTCTGATTTCTCGGAGTACTCTGTGGAGGACGATATTCTAACAAGGCTTATTTACTCCGCCTCCTCATCATATGATCTTTATTTGTTACAAAAATAACCGAAGCAGTGACTGGTGCCAACCGAAGCAGTGACTGCTGCCAACACCTGCACCGCAGGAGAATCAACATAACATATGTTATCTGTTGGAGCATCACAGCGCTGAGTGAAAACATTGTCTGCATTGAAGGCACGGAAGTGTCTCACTCCACTGAGCTACACAGGAGCACGCTTTGGTCCTGGTTGGTGACAGTGTGTGGTTTTTTATCACAGGTACGTTTGGATGTGTGTCAGAATCTCAACAAGACCAAACTGCTTCAGATTTGTAGATGTGTGGAAATCgttggctgtttgtttttttcttaaatggtcTGTATTTCTTATGATTTGTTTGAGCacgcactcaaacacacactcacattagtTTGTGTTCCTCAGTCCTCACAAAAAGTCGACTTTGTGTGTCATAGCTATTTGGTCTTTATGCATCTATTTACTGCTTTAAGTAACCAACCGCTGACTGAGCTCCTGTGTTTCAGGTTTAACCTCCAAATCTGTTCGACTTTCTTATACTTTGATTAAGAGCTCATAAAATGTTAATACATTTGAGACACCTCTCTGACTtctatattttaattattaacaaTACAACCTTGGCCGGAAACATGCATCTATCGCAACACTGAAACTGTAGATATCAAATTCTGCATGACTGCACTCAGGTAGCCTTCATTTGCAAGATATTAGACACTTGCTTCCCAAaatatttgttgatgttgtagcatgtatttttcacaacaacaacaacaacaacgacaacaacaacaagcacatTCTATATCTGCATTtgaactgaaataaaacaatgccTCACTGAATTTTATAGACATTACTGTAGATGTCAGATTtaataagttgttttttttttgtcattcattttttaatgggAGGCTGACCTCTGGCTCGCagttcatcctcttcctctgtctccatgTCCAGGTCTTCACAGCCTCCATTAGGGGGCACTCTCAGAGAGGTCGGGCTCCCAGGGGCCCTGCTGTTATCCTGGAGGAGCACATCACACACATAGACCTCATCATAAAACTCTTATCTAGCAAATGAATAACCACATCGAGTATGACAGTTAAAGCAGGGTAGACTGCTCGTAGTTGTTATCATACAGCTGTGCCAGTACTACAGGAGAGCCAGCAGTTACATAACTACACGAGTATGTAGTCACATGTAATGTAAAGCTGTCTATTGAAGCAGCACAGATTCACCAAAAGATAACTTTTATATTGTATTTCATATAAACTATTAGGACTTAAGCATTTCTTCCTCTCTTGCTGTTGTTGAATATTAAACATGCTTTATGGCTGTACAATATAAAATCATCACTCCCAGCTGTGATGATGGGAAACTGTTTCCTACCTGACCAGCACTCTGTGTGGAGGGGAGGGGTTTGCTGTTGACATTGGGAGAGCTGGGGCCTAGTTTACGCTCCAGGAAAACCTCCTTGCCGCAGGCGTAGCACCACACTCTAAGCGTGGTCAGGTTCACTGTGAGGTTGTGCCTCGTCTCCTGCACGCAGAGAACACATGTTGTGAATATCCTACTGtacaaacaaagtgaaacaagATGACAGGGTTAATGTTTACCGAACAAGGGATAAGCGATAAAGCACGTGTGTGTCCTCTTAATCTTCAACACTATCTACCAATCAGCATTTCATTAGACAAACAACAGGCTGCTTCTGCAGTCATAGAACATAGACACAGGTGCACCTTATTATTCTGTGGTGTGAAAGCTTACTCTCTGTGGAATAATCTGGCTGAGCTTACTTCAGCTCAACAACATGTTTCTCCAGCAGGAATAATGCAAAGTAACGTCACAATGCAGATCTTCCAGTCCTCTAAATAACAACCTGTTACAGTGCTACGGTGTTCATTAACTGAAAACTACAATGCACAGAGCCAGTAAATCTAGATGTAGAATCCAGGTGCAAAGCAGGACTGAAAAGTATTTATGCCTGCAATCATCTACTAACAGAGCGCCCAAACCTCTGGAGGAACTAGTTGTGTTTTCACCACAGGGGACAGGATCTAAATACATTACAGGTACTTTATTCCCCCTCCCAAGAAGTCCTCAGTCAGAGGGTAATAATGCAATTACTTTTTATTGTTCAGTGGAATAATTTACCAAATCTTCACAGCTCTTTGGACCGCTGTTGATATGCAGACAACAACCGGAAAAAAACCTTTAGGTCCTTGAAAGTAGTGCCAAGAATTAAACACAACTACATACTGTAGATCTGTATAAGTATTGCACTTGTTATTAAAAGTACAACTGGTATCCACAATAATATTAACAAGATTTTGAGGCTGAAGTTTGCCACTATTTTAAAGAATTATCGGCAGATTTACTTATGTCAATTGattatttaatgtaaaaacGTCAAGAAGATGTGGATAAATGCCCACCAAGTCtcttatttgacatttaaaattgcttttttgttttgtttagcaCTATAAAAACTAAAAGAGTTTCAGTTTatctgtcaaaataaataaaataacataaaaaaataaaaataaacctgtcAGTTTTAGCATTtgtgcttggaaaaaaaaaacgtattca
Coding sequences within:
- the usp33 gene encoding ubiquitin carboxyl-terminal hydrolase 33 isoform X3; the encoded protein is METEEEDELRARGLTGLKNIGNTCYMNAALQALSNCPPLTQFFLECGGMVRTDKKPALCKSYQKLVSDLWHKNRPSYVVPTNLFQGIKAINPMFRGYSQQDSQEFLRCLMDQLHEELKEPLPEPHDQSNGITMGDSHEEDNHSQSDNDFQSCESCGSSERADNEVQGGSVLMDVTNEAEMLIPEQDEVQANREWQKEKNMINDFYRSGVNGVMGGSTGVDMDKDVDTTTEATPIISSQGAIKVQSRTSDSFPDIQMSNTTRPQSPVPMEGHIPKLSSSPPKASSGWPSLNPAHKKAVTTFSPQKNKRQKKYRSVISDVFDGTIVSSVQCLTCDRVSVTLENFQDISLPIPGKEDLAKLHSSTHQTSLVKAGSCGEAYAPQGWISFVMEYIKSWFWGPVVTLQDCLAAFFARDELKGDNMYSCEKCKKLRNGVKFCKMQSLPEILCVHLKRFRHELMFSTKIGTHVSFPLEGLDLQPFLAKDSPAQTTNYDLLSVICHHGTASSGHYIAYCRNDVNNLWYEFDDQSVTEVSESCVQNAEAYVLFYKKSNEDALKERRRVSGLFNMMEPSLLQFYISRQWLNKFKTFAEPGPISNDDFLCLHGGVPPNKASIIDDLVVMLPQNVWDHLYSRYGGGPAVNHLYVCHTCQIEIEKLEKRRKSELDMFVRLNKAFQEEESPVVIYCISMQWFREWEGFVKGKDNDPPGPIDNSKITVNKNGHLTLKQGADSGQISEETWNFLHSIYAGGPLLTVRPSVSHQEAESQSEEKIEVETRSV
- the usp33 gene encoding ubiquitin carboxyl-terminal hydrolase 33 isoform X2, producing MASVKTAKSEDQICGRVWRMAAHMSGVENLTLTTALSTHSRIFTTCVLCVQETRHNLTVNLTTLRVWCYACGKEVFLERKLGPSSPNVNSKPLPSTQSAGQDNSRAPGSPTSLRVPPNGGCEDLDMETEEEDELRARGLTGLKNIGNTCYMNAALQALSNCPPLTQFFLECGGMVRTDKKPALCKSYQKLVSDLWHKNRPSYVVPTNLFQGIKAINPMFRGYSQQDSQEFLRCLMDQLHEELKEPLPEPHDQSNGITMGDSHEEDNHSQSDNDFQSCESCGSSERADNEVQGGSVLMDVTNEAEMLIPEQDEVQANREWQKEKNMINDFYRSGVNGVMGGSTGVDMDKDVDTTTEATPIISSQGAIKVQSRTSDSFPDIQMSNTTRPQSPVPMEGHIPKLSSSPPKASSGWPSLNPAHKKAVTTFSPQKNKRQKKYRSVISDVFDGTIVSSVQCLTCDRVSVTLENFQDISLPIPGKEDLAKLHSSTHQTSLVKAGSCGEAYAPQGWISFVMEYIKSWFWGPVVTLQDCLAAFFARDELKGDNMYSCEKCKKLRNGVKFCKMQSLPEILCVHLKRFRHELMFSTKIGTHVSFPLEGLDLQPFLAKDSPAQTTNYDLLSVICHHGTASSGHYIAYCRNDVNNLWYEFDDQSVTEVSESCVQNAEAYVLFYKKSNEDALKERRRVSGLFNMMEPSLLQFYISRQWLNKFKTFAEPGPISNDDFLCLHGGVPPNKASIIDDLVVMLPQNVWDHLYSRYGGGPAVNHLYVCHTCQIEIEKLEKRRKSELDMFVRLNKAFQEEESPVVIYCISMQWFREWEGFVKGKDNDPPGPIDNSKITVNKNGHLTLKQGADSGQISEETWNFLHSIYAGGPLLTVRPSVSHQEAESQSEEKIEVETRSV
- the usp33 gene encoding ubiquitin carboxyl-terminal hydrolase 33 isoform X1 encodes the protein MPPASSCDCPHLDSVGEITKEELIQKSHGQCQDCKVGGPNLWACLENGCSYVGCGESHTDHSTVHSQETRHNLTVNLTTLRVWCYACGKEVFLERKLGPSSPNVNSKPLPSTQSAGQDNSRAPGSPTSLRVPPNGGCEDLDMETEEEDELRARGLTGLKNIGNTCYMNAALQALSNCPPLTQFFLECGGMVRTDKKPALCKSYQKLVSDLWHKNRPSYVVPTNLFQGIKAINPMFRGYSQQDSQEFLRCLMDQLHEELKEPLPEPHDQSNGITMGDSHEEDNHSQSDNDFQSCESCGSSERADNEVQGGSVLMDVTNEAEMLIPEQDEVQANREWQKEKNMINDFYRSGVNGVMGGSTGVDMDKDVDTTTEATPIISSQGAIKVQSRTSDSFPDIQMSNTTRPQSPVPMEGHIPKLSSSPPKASSGWPSLNPAHKKAVTTFSPQKNKRQKKYRSVISDVFDGTIVSSVQCLTCDRVSVTLENFQDISLPIPGKEDLAKLHSSTHQTSLVKAGSCGEAYAPQGWISFVMEYIKSWFWGPVVTLQDCLAAFFARDELKGDNMYSCEKCKKLRNGVKFCKMQSLPEILCVHLKRFRHELMFSTKIGTHVSFPLEGLDLQPFLAKDSPAQTTNYDLLSVICHHGTASSGHYIAYCRNDVNNLWYEFDDQSVTEVSESCVQNAEAYVLFYKKSNEDALKERRRVSGLFNMMEPSLLQFYISRQWLNKFKTFAEPGPISNDDFLCLHGGVPPNKASIIDDLVVMLPQNVWDHLYSRYGGGPAVNHLYVCHTCQIEIEKLEKRRKSELDMFVRLNKAFQEEESPVVIYCISMQWFREWEGFVKGKDNDPPGPIDNSKITVNKNGHLTLKQGADSGQISEETWNFLHSIYAGGPLLTVRPSVSHQEAESQSEEKIEVETRSV